Genomic DNA from Comamonas resistens:
CGCGCCGAGCTGGTGCGCCGCCTGCTCGAATACGAGCAGATGAAGCTGGCCGCCCAGCAGTTGGGACAGCTGCCCACCTACGGGCGCGATTTCCTCAAGGCCACGGTCTATATCGAGCAAAGCCTGCAGCCACGCTTTCCCGACGTGGAGGTCAGCGAACTGCAGGCCGCCTGGCGCGACATCCTCAAGCGCGCCAAGCTGGTGCAAAGCCACAAGATCACGCGCGAAGAACTGTCGGTGCGCGAATACATGAGCCAGATCCTCAAGCAGCTGCAAGGCCAGCGATTTGTGGAGTTCGAGCGCATCTTCAACCCCGAAAAAGGTTCGACCGTGCTGGTCGTGACCTTTATCGCCATGCTGGAACTGGCCAAGGAAACGCTGATCGAGATCACCCAGGCCGAAGCCTACGCCCCCATCTATGTGCGCCTGGCCTATACCCCGGTCTGAGACCCCGGCACCCGTCAAAGCAGCTCGCAGTTAACCCCAGGGTTCACCCGAGGTTCAGCAAGGGCTTACATTCGCTTGCCCGGCTGCAACTTGGGCGGCCCTTGTTTCTGCACGTCTCGGCGTGCCACTCCAGATGACATACAGCGTCAAAGAAATTTTCTACACCTTGCAAGGCGAAGGCGGCCAGGCCGGCACGCCCGCCGTGTTCTGCCGTTTTGCAGGTTGCAATCTGTGGACGGGGCGCGAGCAGGATCGGCCCAATGCCATCTGCCAATTCTGCGATACCGACTTTGTCGGCACCGACGGTACATTGGGCGGCAAATTCTCCACGGCCGATGAGCTGGCCGAGCGCATTCTGAGCCAATGGCCGGCCGGTGACAGCCAGCACCGCATGGTGGTGCTGACAGGCGGCGAGCCTTTGCTGCAGGTCGATCAGGCCCTGATCGCCGCCCTGCATGCACGCGGCTTTCGCATCTCGGTGGAAAGCAACGGCACGGTGGCCGCGCCCGAAGGAATCGACTGGCTGTGCATCAGCCCCAAGGCCGGAGCCGACTGGATCCAACGCAGCGGACAGGAGCTCAAGCTGGTCTGGCCTCAGCCCGGCTTCGACCTCGCGGCCATAGAAGCCGACACCAAGTTCCTGCATTATTTTCTGCAGCCCATGGACAACGCCCAGCAGAGCAGCAATATTGCGGCCTGTATCGAGCAATGCATGCAGCGCCCTGGCTGGCGCCTGAGTCTGCAAACCCACAAGCTCACTGGAATTAGATGACCCCCCTGAGTCGCTTCGCGCCTTCCCCCCTGGGGGACGACGGCCTTTGCTGCGGGGCGGCCCTTGCTGGCCATCCGCCATGGGGTCCGTTCCCAACTCAAAGGCCGAAGGCAATGCTCAGCGTCACCGATCACTGATATGCAGTTCACCGTTCACCAGCGTTTTTTCTTCGATGCCGCCCATACGCTTGAGCGCGCTATCGAAACCGAGAGCAGCCGCCGCATTCACGGCCACACCTATTGGGCGGAAGTCAGCGTGACTGGCCCGCGCAATCCCGACAATGGCATGGTAATCGACCTCGGCCATCTGCGCGCACGGCTTGAGCAATTGCGCGACCGACTCGACCATCACTTTCTCGATGAAGTGCCGGGTCTTGGCAAACCTACGCTGGAGAATCTCAGCCTGTTCATTGCCAACGCCCTCGCCGACCTGCAGCCGCCCCCCAGCCGCATCCGCGTCTGGCGCGACAGCATTGGCGATGGTTGTGTGCTCGATCTGAGCTGATCGCAACGCTGGCCTCGATGCCTATTCAATGACAAGCCCCGCTTTCGTGGGGCTTGTCGGTTTGCAAGGACTCAAAGGCTTCCCCACCCGAGGCCTGACCTTGCAACAACATGCGGCGTGAGAGCGGGCTCACGCCCGGCTAATCAGAAGTTGTGGCGCATGCCGATTTCGTAACCGGTCATGCTCTTGCCCAGGTTGGGCGTGGGAGCCAGCGAGGAACCCAGCTTGCGCGCCGCCTTGTCATCGTTGCTCATGCGTGCCACGGCTGCGTACAGCTCGGTGCGCTTGGACAGCTTGTAGCCATAACCCAGGGCCAGACGCTCGGAGTCGGCGTTGTCGCTCTTCTTGTCCTTGTACCAGGTGTAGGCCGCGCGCAACTCGCCCGCGCCCAGCGGCACCTTCACGCCCACGCTGTACAGGTCCACACGCTTGTTGTTGCCGCGGTCCGACGCCACCAGCACCATGGGTGTGACCACACCGAAGTTGTAGGATGCGCCCAGATTCATGGTCTTGTAGTCCACGCCGCTGTTGGCGACGCCGCCACGGGCCACGCCATAGGCTGCGGCCACATCCAGCGGGCCATTGGCATAGCCCAGACGCAGGCCGGTGGAGCTGGCCAGGCTGTGGTCGGCGGCTTGCTCGCCAAAACTGTGGCTGATCTGGCCATAGACACCGCCCAGCTTGGGCAGCAGATAGCTGACCATATTGGAGTTGCGCTTGGGGTTGGAGCCTTCGGAGGTACCGACAGCCGAGCCGCTGATCAGGTTGTGGCCGTTGATGGCGCCCATGCCTGTGTCGCCAAAGGCGTGGAAGTTTTCCAGATTCTGGTAGGCAGGCGTCTTGTCACGGCCCAGGCGCAGCTCGCCGAAATTGCCCAGCAGGCTGATGGTGCTGCGGCGGTCGAACTTGAAGCCAGAGGCCGTACCGTCGTCAACGCCAATGCTGCCTTCCAGCCAGAAGCCAGCTTTCAGGCCGCCACCCAGGTCTTCCACGCCGCGAAAGCCCAGACGGCTGCTGGAATTGCCACCATTGGCCAGGCCGGTCACGCTCTTGCCCGAAGTGGAAATATGCGCAATCGAGGCGTCTGCCACGCCGAACAGGGTGACGTTGGAGCTCTGGGCGGAAGCCGCTGCCGCAAAAGTCATGGCGGCCAGGGCGATCAATGTGTGTTTCATGCTGTTCAATCGAAATATCGGTATGGGACAGACCTCGATAAAAAGAGCAGCTCAGCCAGACACCATGCGGGCTGCAAGCCTGCTGTAGCTGTTGGCGCTCATGAATCGAGGACGGGTCCGATTAAACGGATCAGGCATGACAAATTAGTGAAAACCCCAATATTTGTAACCAAATAAAAATACAGGTCTTGATCATTTTCTTCACCCATCCGGACTAACTGATCTGCAGGTTTTGCCAGGCAATGTGTGGGCATCCGTCCCTGTCACACCCGCATCCCATATAGACTTGGCGCTTTCCTCATCCAAGCCAGCTCTGCCAGACAGTCACCTTCAAGGCTGCCGGACTGACCGTGGTGTCGAGGTTAGTTATTCCATTCCGAGAGCGAAGAGACAAACATGTTCCGCACCCTGCTGAAGTCCAAAATCCACCGCGTCAAGACCACCCAGTGCGAGCTGCACTACGAAGGCTCCTGCGCCATTGATGAAGACCTGTTGGACGCCGCCAATATTGCTGAAAACGAACAGGTCCATATCTGGAACATCGACAACGGCGAGCGTTTTGTGACCTACGCCATCAAGGGCGAACGCGGCAGCGGCATGATTTCCGTCAACGGTTCCGCTGCGCGCCGCGCCAGCGTGGGCGATCTGCTCATCATTGCGGCCTTTGCCCAGGTTCATGAAACAGACGTGGCCGAGCACCAGCCCCAGTTGGTGTTTGTGAACGAGCAGAACCAGCAAGTCGAGCTGCGCCACAAAGTACCTACCCAGATGCTGTAAAACCCTGCATCCGTCTTTAGCGAAAGAGCGCCATGCCCCATCTGCACATTGAATACACCGAAAACCTGACCGGCCTGAACGAGCGCGAGCTGATGCGCGAACTCAATGCCGTGATCTGCGCCCACCCCACCGTGACCGACGAAGCCGATGTCAAGGCCCGCATCGCACGCCTGTCCTCCTTCTACATCGGCAATCACCCCGACAACCGTGGCTTCGTCCATGTGCAGCTGCAACTGATGGCCGGCCGCAGCGAGCAGGCCAAAAAGGAAATGTCCGACGGCCTGGCCGCCGTGCTGCGCCGCGCCGTGCCTCAGCACGAGGGCATCATGGTGCAGCTGAGCGTGGATGTGGCCGATATGGACAAGGCCACTTACTTCAAGGGCCGCCTGTAATCGCATCGCCCTCGGCTCCAGTTCCCAACTGCTGCAAACCCGTCATGGCAAACCCTGGCGGGTTTTCTTTTGGCTGTGCGCAAGAGCAGACTCGGATTTTCCTGGGCCGGCAGGCCCGGCCTCGCTACCAGCAATCGTATGCAGGACTGACCTGGGCCGCCGCAGCGGATGCGCGAGGGCAGCTTCCTTGAAGCAAGACTCCTGTCTGAACCTGATTTGCGCAAGTGCTGGTATACAGTCGGCGGGCTATGAGCCCGCCTGACAAAACACCCACCACAAAAGCGCAGACAAGCAACCCCAGCAGCCACTCCTGGCTGCTGGCATTGAGCCTGATCCTCATCGCCTGCAATCTACGCCCCGTGTTCGGCAGTCTCTCCGTCGTGCTGCCCGAAATCATGCGCGACACGGGCCTTTCGTCCACCGGCGCCAGCATGCTGACCACGCTGCCGATTCTGTGCCTTGGTCTCTTTTCCTTGCCGACGCCTGCCCTGGCCCGTCGCTTTGGCGCGGAACGTATTCTGCTGCTGGCCTTGCTGCTGATCGCGGGCGGCACCTTGCTTCGCGCCATGGGCAGCCTGCCCATGCTGTTTGTCTCGGCCGTGCTCGCAGGGGCAGGCATTGCCATGGGCAATGTGCTGCTGCCCGGCCTCATCAAGCGCAGCTTTGCCTCCCGGGTTGCGCTGATGATGGGGCTGTACACCCTGGCCGTCTGTGCGGGGGCCTCTTCTGCCGCCGCTTTCACCGTGCCCATGGAAATGCACTGGTTTGACGGGGCCTGGCCCAAGGCTCTGGCCGTCTGGTCGGCCTTGGCTTTTTTTGCCTTGCTGATCTGGGCGCCGCAGGCACTGCGCGCACGCCCCATGGCCACCGATGCAGCTGCACACGCAGGCAGCCTGATACGTTCGCCCCTGGCCTGGCAAGTCACTTTCTTCATGGGCCTGCAATCGGCGCTGGCCTATATCGTCATGGGCTGGCTGGCCCCCATCCTGCGGGAGCGCAATATCGACAGCGCCATGGCCGGCTATCTGGTGGCAACCTCCATCCTCATGCAGCTGATTGCCAGCCTGCTGACGCCGCCGCTGGCCGCCCGTCTCAAGGATCAGCGCGGCTTTGCTCTGATTCTGGCAATGATGATTCTGGCGGCCTTTCTGGGCCTGCTCTGGGGCCCTCTGGGCCTGCCCATGTGGGGTTGGGCCGTGCTTCTGGGTCTGGGCCAGGGGGGTGCCTTTGCGCTGGCGCTGAGCCTGATCGTCATGCGCAGCGGCAATATGCAGGTGACGGCCCAGCTATCGGCCATGGCTCAGGGCTGGGGCTATGTACTGGCCGCCTGGGGGCCGCTGCTGGTGGGCCTGCTGCGCGGCATGACGGGCAGCTACGTCCCCACCGCCTGGCTGGTCATCGCACTGTGCGTGGCAACGGCTATTGCAGGCTGGGGTGCAGGGCGCAACCAGCTGGTACAGCATTCCTGAAGGAAAATCGGCCTCTATCCTTTGCTGATCAAGCGCCAATAGCTCCTGATTCATGAGTAGAGAACGCTGCCCCCATTGCCACCGCGCAAGCACCACCTGTATCTGCGCGCTGGTGCAGACCATTCCCCACAAGGCCGAGGTCTTGATCCTCATGCACCCCATGGAAGTGCACGAGGCCAAAGGCACCGGACACCTGCTGCACCTATGCCTGCCCCGCAGCCGGTTGCTGGTGGGGGAACAATGGCCTGCCGAAACGCTCAATACCTGGCTTGACGACGACTGGGTACGGCCCAGGCAACCCGGTCAGCGCCATAGCCTGCTGCTCTACCCCGACACCGAGGCTCAGGATGCGTGTCTGGGCCTGCAGGCTCCAGCGCCTTCGCCCCAGCCCTGGCCGCTACCACCCGAGCAGTTGCGCCTGGTCATCATCGACGGCACCTGGCGCAAAAGCCGCAAAATGCTTTTTCTCAACCCGGCACTGCAAGGTCTGCCGCGCCTGGCGCTGCAGCAAGTGCCTCATTCCCGCTATGTGATTCGCAAGGCCCACCAGAGCGGCCAGCTCTCCAGCTTCGAAGCCACGGCCGTGGCTCTGGCCCAGCTCGAATCCTGGCCCGCCGACAGCCCGCAGGTTCAGGCACTGGATCAGGTGTTCTCCCGCTTTATGGCGGCGCAGATGCAATATCGCCAAGGCTAAAAAGCCAAAGACCTGCCGCTTGCCTGGCAGGTCTTTGTTGGGGAGGAGAAATCCAGATTGGCGGCGATCAGCGGCTGTTCGCTACAGCTTCCTGGGCAGACTCGGGCTTGATACCGTCGGCACTGACCAAAGTGGGCGAGGGACGCTCACCCTTGTCACGCTTGCGCTCCTGAGGTTCGTTCATGCCGGAGAGATTGTCCCGAGTGTTCTTTTGCACGGCAATCGCACCAAACAGGGCCAGCGCAAAGGCCATGGCGTAAAAGCCTTTTTCGCTCAGTTGCAGCGTGGCATTGAACAGCCCCACGCCCAGCAGACCCACCGCAATCAGCAGTGCCACCCAGCTGATGCCGTAATAGATGCTCGTGACGGGAATACCTTCCAGACGGTCACGCACCGACTTCTGCAGCGAAATGGCCGAATACAGACCCAGCACCAGCACGGCAAAATAGTAGCCCTTTTCGTTGAGCTGCATGCCTGCATTCCACAAACCCACCATGAAAGCCACCACGCCCAGCAGCAATGCAGCCCAGGAAGCTCCGACAAACGCGGAAGATGGCTTGTTGCTGAAAGCAGCTTGGTTGTTCATGACTCGCTCCTGAAGTTTTGGTGAAGCGAATAGTACGAACCCTCCGCCCAGAAGCCAAGAACATTCCGAACAGGTATTACCAAGTGATACCCGCAGAAGCTTGACTATGTTTGCACCACCCAAATACCAGTACGGTGCGCACCCTGGCTGCAAAGGCCTCAGTCTTCGTTGTCCAGCTCGTCCTCTTCCATGGCCTCGTCCAGCGCTTGCCGCACATGGGGTGGCATGCCTTCTTCCCAGCCCTGATCGTCCACATAGGCATAGATATCGGGCTGTGTGCCGGGGACGGCAGTCAACATGAAGGCGGGAATCTGCCACTTGGCCTCGCTGGCTTGGACGGCCTCGCTGGTCCAGTCATAACCCGGATGGGCGTCATTGCCCGTGGGTGAGGATAGATCGTTGGCCGGATCCCAGCCTATGGTGGCTGCAGCCAGCTTGCCGCCTTCCACACGCTGTGCCAATGCATGGATGCGTGCCCAGCCGGCGCGGTTGATGCTGGGTACCTTGGCTTCCTCTGCGTAGTGCTGAAAGTAACCGGGCTGCTGGTACCAGTACAGGGCCTTGGCCACTGCAGGCTCCAGCTTCGGATGCTTGCCCATCCAGTCGAGCAGCGCGTTGGCGCCGTCGTAGTTCATGGTGGTCGCAACAGCCAGCCACTGCGTGGGCGTGGCGTCCGCCAGGAACTCCTTCATCAGGTCCAGATACAGGGCATCAAAGTCGTCGTCATCCATGCTCGTCTCTCCTGTGCTTGAGCAGCTTCAGCGTACCAGCCTTGCCTCCAGCCAGCCGCGCAAGCTGTTGATGAACGCCCAGCGCGTTACCTGTGACACATCGTCCACATGTACCACCTGCTCTGTCAACTGCGATTTCGATAGTGCCAGCGCACGGCCCACGCCTGGCAGCAATCCGCAGGACAGCGGCGGTGTAACCCAGCGGCCACCGATCTCCATGGCGACATTGCCGCGCGTGCACTCGGTGATTTCTCCGTTTTCATTGTGCAGCACCACATCGAACACGGCTTCGCTGCGCGGGCTGAACATCTCGTAATGCCCGCGCACCGAGGTCTTGAAGCGCACGGCATCGCCGTGAGCCACGGCATTGGCCAGCGGCTGGCGGGCCAGCTGCAGCTGCACCGGCTCCGGCGTGGGCAGCAAAGGCTCGGCCGTGATGACGACGGCGCCGCTGACCTGCAATGCCAGCCTGACCCGCCAGTCGCCTCGCTCATGGCTTTGCGCCAGGCGTGCCATATCGCTTTCCAGCTGCATCTGCATCAGCGGGTAGCGGAAATGCTGGGCCGTGATCTGC
This window encodes:
- a CDS encoding segregation and condensation protein A; amino-acid sequence: MSEADSKTLLPGQSPDAPESSPEVIDQVALARLYGEPLFALPQDLYIPPDALEVFLEAFEGPLDLLLYLIRKQNFNILDIPMLDVTRQYMAYVDEVRSRNLELAAEYLLMAAMLIEIKSRMLLPPKKQEDGEEAEDPRAELVRRLLEYEQMKLAAQQLGQLPTYGRDFLKATVYIEQSLQPRFPDVEVSELQAAWRDILKRAKLVQSHKITREELSVREYMSQILKQLQGQRFVEFERIFNPEKGSTVLVVTFIAMLELAKETLIEITQAEAYAPIYVRLAYTPV
- the queE gene encoding 7-carboxy-7-deazaguanine synthase, with protein sequence MTYSVKEIFYTLQGEGGQAGTPAVFCRFAGCNLWTGREQDRPNAICQFCDTDFVGTDGTLGGKFSTADELAERILSQWPAGDSQHRMVVLTGGEPLLQVDQALIAALHARGFRISVESNGTVAAPEGIDWLCISPKAGADWIQRSGQELKLVWPQPGFDLAAIEADTKFLHYFLQPMDNAQQSSNIAACIEQCMQRPGWRLSLQTHKLTGIR
- a CDS encoding 6-pyruvoyl trahydropterin synthase family protein; translation: MQFTVHQRFFFDAAHTLERAIETESSRRIHGHTYWAEVSVTGPRNPDNGMVIDLGHLRARLEQLRDRLDHHFLDEVPGLGKPTLENLSLFIANALADLQPPPSRIRVWRDSIGDGCVLDLS
- a CDS encoding porin, with amino-acid sequence MKHTLIALAAMTFAAAASAQSSNVTLFGVADASIAHISTSGKSVTGLANGGNSSSRLGFRGVEDLGGGLKAGFWLEGSIGVDDGTASGFKFDRRSTISLLGNFGELRLGRDKTPAYQNLENFHAFGDTGMGAINGHNLISGSAVGTSEGSNPKRNSNMVSYLLPKLGGVYGQISHSFGEQAADHSLASSTGLRLGYANGPLDVAAAYGVARGGVANSGVDYKTMNLGASYNFGVVTPMVLVASDRGNNKRVDLYSVGVKVPLGAGELRAAYTWYKDKKSDNADSERLALGYGYKLSKRTELYAAVARMSNDDKAARKLGSSLAPTPNLGKSMTGYEIGMRHNF
- the panD gene encoding aspartate 1-decarboxylase; translated protein: MFRTLLKSKIHRVKTTQCELHYEGSCAIDEDLLDAANIAENEQVHIWNIDNGERFVTYAIKGERGSGMISVNGSAARRASVGDLLIIAAFAQVHETDVAEHQPQLVFVNEQNQQVELRHKVPTQML
- a CDS encoding 5-carboxymethyl-2-hydroxymuconate Delta-isomerase, with translation MPHLHIEYTENLTGLNERELMRELNAVICAHPTVTDEADVKARIARLSSFYIGNHPDNRGFVHVQLQLMAGRSEQAKKEMSDGLAAVLRRAVPQHEGIMVQLSVDVADMDKATYFKGRL
- a CDS encoding CynX/NimT family MFS transporter; this encodes MSPPDKTPTTKAQTSNPSSHSWLLALSLILIACNLRPVFGSLSVVLPEIMRDTGLSSTGASMLTTLPILCLGLFSLPTPALARRFGAERILLLALLLIAGGTLLRAMGSLPMLFVSAVLAGAGIAMGNVLLPGLIKRSFASRVALMMGLYTLAVCAGASSAAAFTVPMEMHWFDGAWPKALAVWSALAFFALLIWAPQALRARPMATDAAAHAGSLIRSPLAWQVTFFMGLQSALAYIVMGWLAPILRERNIDSAMAGYLVATSILMQLIASLLTPPLAARLKDQRGFALILAMMILAAFLGLLWGPLGLPMWGWAVLLGLGQGGAFALALSLIVMRSGNMQVTAQLSAMAQGWGYVLAAWGPLLVGLLRGMTGSYVPTAWLVIALCVATAIAGWGAGRNQLVQHS
- a CDS encoding tRNA-uridine aminocarboxypropyltransferase, translating into MSRERCPHCHRASTTCICALVQTIPHKAEVLILMHPMEVHEAKGTGHLLHLCLPRSRLLVGEQWPAETLNTWLDDDWVRPRQPGQRHSLLLYPDTEAQDACLGLQAPAPSPQPWPLPPEQLRLVIIDGTWRKSRKMLFLNPALQGLPRLALQQVPHSRYVIRKAHQSGQLSSFEATAVALAQLESWPADSPQVQALDQVFSRFMAAQMQYRQG
- the yiaA gene encoding inner membrane protein YiaA, giving the protein MNNQAAFSNKPSSAFVGASWAALLLGVVAFMVGLWNAGMQLNEKGYYFAVLVLGLYSAISLQKSVRDRLEGIPVTSIYYGISWVALLIAVGLLGVGLFNATLQLSEKGFYAMAFALALFGAIAVQKNTRDNLSGMNEPQERKRDKGERPSPTLVSADGIKPESAQEAVANSR
- a CDS encoding DUF4274 domain-containing protein — its product is MDDDDFDALYLDLMKEFLADATPTQWLAVATTMNYDGANALLDWMGKHPKLEPAVAKALYWYQQPGYFQHYAEEAKVPSINRAGWARIHALAQRVEGGKLAAATIGWDPANDLSSPTGNDAHPGYDWTSEAVQASEAKWQIPAFMLTAVPGTQPDIYAYVDDQGWEEGMPPHVRQALDEAMEEDELDNED
- a CDS encoding aminotransferase class IV is translated as MNTNFEILETLALKSGHWQNWPLHWARLQITAQHFRYPLMQMQLESDMARLAQSHERGDWRVRLALQVSGAVVITAEPLLPTPEPVQLQLARQPLANAVAHGDAVRFKTSVRGHYEMFSPRSEAVFDVVLHNENGEITECTRGNVAMEIGGRWVTPPLSCGLLPGVGRALALSKSQLTEQVVHVDDVSQVTRWAFINSLRGWLEARLVR